From Afipia carboxidovorans OM5, one genomic window encodes:
- a CDS encoding acyltransferase family protein: MIRRNPSLDLLRGLAIAMVVLTHCSHTAASVIPDLRFFSWHYGKLGVQLFFIVSGYTMMLTFGDNVDATSTRSFYLRRIFRIAPLFWAAILFYLILPAAPDQEVWAPNGIDSSKVALTFFFLHWTSVTAFNSVVPGGWSIAVEMQFYALFPLLLYLFRKRNGPILCYTLIAATTIVAKLVADSILEPHLAATLPANQSHLVHAFYYAWLPHQLICFGFGMLLYDYIELKNRPTKGTILLIGACLASQWTCEVAVLALLAFAVLALNIANPLVGLIGRHSYAIYLVHFAFVWALRTTSLDLGLMFLLVTSLSLCVSYFITEPLIERPLIRLGHDLARRTVTGSTKMLAK; the protein is encoded by the coding sequence ATGATCCGGCGCAATCCATCGCTCGATCTGCTGCGCGGACTTGCGATCGCAATGGTCGTTCTCACCCACTGCAGCCACACGGCGGCCAGCGTCATCCCCGACCTCCGATTCTTCTCCTGGCATTACGGCAAACTGGGCGTGCAGCTCTTCTTCATCGTCAGCGGCTACACGATGATGCTGACGTTCGGGGACAACGTGGATGCGACCTCGACGCGCTCGTTCTATCTTCGGCGGATCTTTCGGATCGCACCGCTATTCTGGGCCGCCATCCTCTTCTATCTGATCTTGCCGGCCGCGCCGGATCAGGAGGTGTGGGCTCCCAACGGCATCGACTCATCCAAGGTGGCCCTGACGTTCTTTTTCCTGCACTGGACGAGTGTCACGGCATTCAATTCCGTTGTGCCCGGCGGCTGGAGCATTGCCGTCGAAATGCAGTTCTATGCTCTGTTCCCGCTTCTTCTCTATCTGTTCAGGAAGCGCAACGGGCCAATCCTCTGCTACACACTCATCGCCGCGACCACGATCGTCGCCAAGCTCGTAGCCGATTCCATTCTGGAGCCGCATCTGGCTGCTACGCTCCCCGCGAACCAGAGCCATCTGGTGCATGCCTTTTATTACGCATGGCTGCCGCACCAGTTGATCTGCTTCGGGTTCGGAATGCTGCTCTATGATTATATCGAGCTGAAAAACCGCCCGACCAAAGGAACGATCCTGCTGATCGGCGCCTGCCTCGCCTCGCAGTGGACATGCGAGGTCGCCGTTCTCGCGCTCCTCGCCTTCGCCGTGCTGGCTCTCAATATCGCCAACCCTCTTGTGGGTCTGATCGGCCGCCATTCCTACGCGATCTACCTGGTGCACTTCGCATTCGTCTGGGCGCTCCGTACGACGTCGCTCGACCTTGGCCTGATGTTCCTGTTGGTGACAAGCTTGTCGCTGTGCGTCAGCTATTTCATCACAGAGCCACTCATCGAGCGCCCCTTGATCCGGCTGGGTCACGACCTCGCGCGCCGGACCGTCACCGGCTCAACCAAGATGCTCGCGAAATAA
- a CDS encoding winged helix-turn-helix transcriptional regulator: protein MKRKENHTGMCAVEVTLGLIDGKWKGVILFHLQEGRLRFGELRKKMPGITQRMLTKQLRALEGDGLITRTIYPEVPPRVEYALSQTGQRLRPVIDALRAWGIEHKARLEAAQAASQKPKITRKRAA from the coding sequence ATGAAGCGCAAGGAGAATCACACCGGCATGTGCGCGGTCGAGGTCACGCTCGGGCTGATCGACGGCAAGTGGAAAGGTGTGATCCTGTTTCACTTGCAGGAAGGGCGGCTTCGCTTCGGTGAGTTGCGCAAGAAGATGCCGGGCATCACCCAGCGGATGCTGACCAAGCAGTTGCGGGCGCTGGAAGGCGACGGGCTCATCACCCGTACGATCTATCCCGAGGTGCCGCCGCGAGTGGAATATGCTCTGTCGCAGACGGGTCAGCGCCTTCGCCCGGTGATCGATGCGCTGCGGGCGTGGGGCATTGAGCACAAGGCCAGGCTGGAGGCGGCGCAGGCAGCCTCGCAAAAACCCAAAATCACCCGCAAACGTGCGGCCTGA
- a CDS encoding replication-associated recombination protein A, with protein sequence MNAKRAAPSANLFAAAGLEQDAPRPLPERLRPRQLSDVVGQDHILGPDGALTRMLETRTLGSLVFWGPPGTGKTTVARLLADATELHFEQISAVFSGVADLKKVFDTARARRETGKGTLLFVDEVHRFNRAQQDSFLPVMEDGTVVLVGATTENPSFELNAALLSRARVLVFHSLDDAAIEKLYARAEEIEGRPLPLDADARAVLVRMADGDGRAALTLVEEVWRAARANEVFDAAQLQDILQRRAPIYDKSADGHYNLISALHKSVRGSDPDAALYYFARMLDAGEDPLFLARRVVRMAVEDIGMADPQALVVANAARDAYDFLGSPEGELAIAQAVVYVATAPKSNAAYRAFSAAMRTAKEAGSLLPPKHILNAPTKLMKSESYGEGYEYDHDTPEGFSGQDYFPEALGRKTFYNPPERGFEREIRKRLDYWAKLRKDKSS encoded by the coding sequence ATGAACGCAAAGCGCGCCGCCCCATCTGCGAATCTCTTCGCCGCTGCGGGGCTGGAGCAGGATGCGCCGCGCCCGTTGCCGGAGCGGCTGCGGCCGCGTCAGCTATCCGATGTGGTGGGACAGGATCACATCCTCGGCCCCGACGGTGCGCTGACGCGGATGCTGGAGACGCGCACGCTCGGCTCGCTGGTGTTCTGGGGCCCGCCAGGCACCGGCAAGACCACGGTAGCGCGGCTTCTGGCGGACGCGACCGAACTGCACTTCGAGCAGATTTCGGCGGTGTTTTCTGGCGTGGCCGATCTGAAGAAAGTGTTCGACACCGCCCGCGCACGGCGCGAGACCGGCAAGGGCACGCTCCTGTTCGTCGACGAGGTGCATCGCTTCAATCGCGCACAGCAGGATTCGTTTCTGCCGGTGATGGAAGACGGCACGGTGGTGCTCGTCGGTGCGACGACTGAAAATCCCTCGTTCGAACTCAACGCGGCGTTGCTGTCGCGGGCACGCGTTTTGGTATTTCATTCGCTCGACGATGCGGCGATCGAAAAACTCTATGCGCGCGCGGAAGAGATCGAAGGCCGTCCGCTGCCGCTCGATGCCGACGCGCGGGCCGTGCTGGTGCGGATGGCGGATGGTGACGGCCGTGCAGCGCTGACACTTGTGGAAGAGGTATGGCGTGCCGCACGCGCGAACGAAGTGTTCGATGCCGCGCAGTTGCAGGATATTCTGCAGCGCCGTGCACCGATCTACGATAAATCGGCCGATGGTCATTACAACCTGATCTCCGCGCTGCATAAGTCGGTGCGTGGCTCCGATCCTGACGCTGCGCTCTATTACTTTGCGCGGATGCTCGATGCCGGTGAGGATCCGTTATTCCTCGCGCGTCGCGTGGTGCGGATGGCGGTGGAAGACATCGGCATGGCGGACCCACAAGCGCTGGTTGTCGCCAATGCCGCCAGGGATGCCTATGATTTTCTCGGCTCGCCCGAGGGTGAACTTGCGATTGCGCAGGCCGTCGTCTACGTCGCGACCGCGCCGAAATCGAACGCGGCCTATCGGGCTTTCAGCGCGGCAATGCGTACCGCGAAGGAGGCAGGCTCGCTGCTGCCGCCCAAGCACATCCTCAATGCGCCGACCAAGCTGATGAAGTCCGAGAGCTACGGCGAGGGCTACGAATACGATCACGACACGCCGGAGGGTTTTTCCGGGCAGGATTATTTCCCCGAAGCGCTTGGCCGCAAGACCTTCTACAATCCGCCCGAGCGTGGCTTTGAGCGCGAGATTCGCAAGCGCCTCGATTACTGGGCGAAACTGAGAAAAGATAAATCGTCATGA
- a CDS encoding zinc-binding alcohol dehydrogenase family protein: MKAIGYQQSLPIEDERSLVDCELPKPEPGPHDIRVAVKAVSVNPIDTKVRMRAAPPAGETKVLGFDAAGVVDAVGSSVTLFQPGDEVFYAGSIVRQGTNSEFHLVDERIVGRKPRTLSFAQAAALPLTSITAWELMFDRMGIAQGKDDTRTLLIVGGAGGVGSIMIQLARKLTGLTVIATASRPETIQWCLDLGAHHVVDHSKPMKEQIEKLKVPPVAWIASLTATEPHFKAMADILAPQGVIGLIDDPPPLETTLIKGKAGSLRWESMFTRSTFQTPDMITQHHLLDRVADLIDAGEIKTTLDKVFGKINAANLRSAHATIESGKSIGKIVLEGW, encoded by the coding sequence ATGAAGGCCATCGGATACCAGCAATCCTTGCCGATCGAGGACGAACGCTCTCTTGTCGATTGCGAGTTGCCGAAGCCCGAGCCGGGACCACACGATATCCGCGTCGCGGTGAAGGCGGTGTCCGTCAACCCAATCGACACCAAGGTGAGGATGCGCGCTGCACCGCCCGCGGGCGAGACCAAGGTGCTGGGCTTCGATGCTGCCGGTGTGGTGGATGCAGTCGGCTCTTCGGTGACGCTGTTTCAACCCGGCGATGAAGTATTCTACGCTGGCTCGATCGTGCGGCAGGGCACCAACTCCGAATTTCATCTGGTAGATGAGCGCATCGTCGGGCGCAAACCGCGCACGCTGTCGTTTGCGCAAGCTGCCGCCCTCCCCCTGACCTCGATCACGGCATGGGAGCTGATGTTCGACCGGATGGGAATCGCACAGGGCAAGGACGATACGCGTACGCTTCTGATCGTTGGCGGCGCTGGCGGCGTCGGCTCCATCATGATCCAGCTCGCGCGCAAGCTGACCGGCCTCACCGTGATCGCCACTGCGTCACGACCTGAGACGATCCAATGGTGTCTCGATCTCGGCGCGCATCATGTCGTCGATCACTCCAAGCCGATGAAAGAGCAAATCGAGAAGCTGAAGGTGCCGCCGGTCGCGTGGATCGCATCGCTGACTGCGACCGAACCGCACTTCAAGGCGATGGCGGACATCCTTGCGCCTCAGGGTGTGATCGGCCTGATCGACGATCCGCCGCCGCTTGAGACCACCCTTATCAAGGGCAAGGCAGGCTCGCTGCGTTGGGAATCGATGTTCACGCGCTCGACCTTCCAGACGCCGGACATGATCACTCAGCATCACCTGCTCGATCGGGTCGCCGATCTCATCGATGCCGGCGAGATCAAGACGACACTGGATAAGGTGTTCGGCAAGATCAATGCCGCCAATCTCCGTAGCGCCCACGCCACCATCGAAAGCGGCAAGTCGATCGGCAAGATCGTGCTCGAGGGCTGGTAG
- a CDS encoding DegQ family serine endoprotease, producing the protein MTLSRSLGIAVLSLAILGAAPAIAQERVVPSSLNQLRLSYAPIVQHVQPAVVNVYAAKVVQNRNPFLDDPIFRRFFGVPGGQQEQMQRSLGSGVLVDSSGLVVTNNHVIEGADQVKVSLADKREFEAEIVLKDSRTDLAVLRIKGSHEKFPTLDLANSDELQVGDVVLAVGNPFGVGQTVTHGIVSALARTQVGITDYQFFIQTDAAINPGNSGGALTDMSGKLVGLNTAIFSRSGGSQGIGFAIPANMVRVVVASAKSGGKAVRRPWLGARLQAVTPEIAETLGIARPSGALVANVTPGSPAARAGFKLSDLVVSIDGQTVEDPNAFDYRFATRPLGGTAQIDVMRAGKTVRLSVPLEVAPDTGRDEIELKSRSPFQGARVANISPALADELRLDSNVEGVVMIDVPESALASNVGFQKGDIITGVNGKAITKTSDLERATSEQARLWRITLIRAGQRINVTLGG; encoded by the coding sequence ATGACCCTTTCTCGTTCTCTCGGTATCGCCGTCCTCTCGCTTGCGATCCTGGGCGCCGCGCCCGCGATCGCGCAGGAGAGGGTGGTACCGTCGTCGCTTAACCAGTTGCGGCTGTCCTATGCGCCGATCGTGCAGCATGTTCAGCCTGCTGTGGTGAATGTCTACGCCGCGAAGGTCGTGCAGAACCGCAACCCGTTCCTCGACGATCCGATCTTCCGCCGCTTCTTCGGCGTACCGGGTGGCCAGCAGGAGCAGATGCAGCGCTCGCTGGGCTCCGGCGTGCTGGTCGATTCCTCAGGGCTTGTGGTGACGAACAATCACGTCATCGAAGGCGCGGATCAGGTGAAGGTCTCACTTGCCGACAAGCGCGAGTTCGAGGCCGAGATCGTGCTGAAGGATAGCCGCACCGATCTTGCAGTGTTGCGGATCAAAGGCTCGCACGAGAAATTCCCGACGCTGGACCTTGCCAACTCCGATGAACTGCAGGTTGGCGACGTGGTGCTTGCGGTCGGCAATCCGTTTGGTGTCGGCCAGACGGTGACGCACGGCATCGTCTCCGCGCTGGCGCGCACACAGGTCGGGATCACCGATTATCAGTTCTTCATTCAGACTGATGCCGCGATCAATCCCGGCAACTCCGGCGGCGCGCTAACTGATATGTCCGGTAAGCTTGTCGGTCTCAACACCGCGATCTTCTCCCGCTCGGGCGGTTCGCAGGGTATCGGTTTTGCCATTCCCGCCAACATGGTGCGGGTGGTGGTGGCCTCGGCCAAGAGCGGTGGCAAGGCGGTGCGACGCCCGTGGCTGGGCGCTCGGCTGCAGGCGGTGACGCCGGAGATTGCTGAGACGCTCGGCATCGCGCGCCCGAGCGGTGCGTTGGTTGCCAACGTTACGCCGGGCAGCCCGGCGGCGCGCGCGGGCTTCAAGCTGTCCGATCTCGTGGTGAGCATCGATGGCCAGACGGTCGAAGATCCGAATGCGTTCGACTATCGCTTTGCGACGCGCCCGCTCGGCGGCACGGCGCAGATCGATGTGATGCGCGCCGGTAAGACCGTGCGTCTCAGCGTTCCGCTCGAAGTGGCGCCCGATACCGGACGCGACGAGATCGAATTGAAATCGCGCTCGCCATTCCAGGGCGCGCGTGTCGCCAACATTTCTCCGGCGCTGGCCGATGAGTTGCGGCTCGATTCCAATGTCGAGGGCGTTGTCATGATCGATGTGCCGGAGAGTGCGCTCGCCTCGAATGTCGGGTTCCAGAAGGGCGACATCATCACCGGCGTCAACGGCAAGGCGATCACGAAGACAAGCGACCTTGAACGCGCCACCAGTGAACAGGCGCGGCTTTGGCGCATTACCCTGATCCGCGCTGGCCAGCGTATCAACGTGACGCTCGGCGGGTGA